One window from the genome of Pyxidicoccus xibeiensis encodes:
- a CDS encoding AAA family ATPase, with protein sequence MHTSSRQGLGPPAVFVGRADEVRRLGGMLRRVRTGVVYGLPGVGKSALVAAVASRYRGPVVHRRIRPGDTLDTVVDDIRRLLREAPVAQALSDASRLEDLARELEARRALCVLDDLHGLKPEARAALVEELGGRLRLGALLATSREAVPRHAASPDRFELRLDGLPEQAARLLWAQLDSLYGARQGFDAAWARSRGVPFLLRRAHAGDAGGDEPVRAALEALPEDERRLAAVLALSELPLPASALEDVLPGRTAGDTLRKLGGRLLVETDAQGRHGVHDLVREAFASLLSPEEARSAHESLLALLSRESLPAVVRVRAMCRHLQALGRHAERAAFIIEQAEPLVRHGAAAELLSLLASLPPELRTAEVRLARARALVRLLDLRRAHAELLALRASLEEPSAGAGAGSDAGPVAQVSDALREDVGTVLVRVALFSLELDTCERTLGSMPMPRKEEVFLQQLLAWAALRFFQGRLDESLEMLDTAAAASEDRRVLGWCAYARVLMLWIEGRDSELAEPLARSVSQLEGMPHDSRGPMVTALSAGILSRLGRFTEAEAALSQARERLEALGAPRLALELDCIAAWGRADRGERNAALSALRETEARAEQAGYLFIRHLSRVGAGRMLLELGRRAEGLALLDLVESDARTRGASGLAQAATVARESDVLWQVALPITVDPREVRPGVAARQRALAALRAAREADSVLATGLLTSLEPLARGADFALERALAHLSRALLHRWAERPQEAQAELESAARAAAEGEVDPELIPELSRALGASPTSPRPTTAPLPGAGARLDSPEAVVLDARQHELRAGGRTVSLAKRVLPRRLLYALARQPGRTVSKEACVRAMWDAEHDPRLHDNALRVHVRHVREMLEGTGMRVVFEDPGYRLEVSEHFAFVHDEPGAT encoded by the coding sequence ATGCACACGTCGTCACGTCAGGGGCTCGGACCGCCCGCCGTCTTCGTGGGCCGCGCGGACGAAGTGCGGCGCCTGGGCGGCATGCTCCGGCGCGTGCGCACGGGCGTCGTGTATGGCCTGCCAGGAGTGGGCAAGTCCGCGCTCGTCGCGGCCGTGGCCTCGCGCTACCGGGGGCCTGTCGTGCACCGGCGCATCCGTCCCGGCGACACGCTGGACACCGTGGTGGATGACATCCGCCGCCTGCTGCGCGAGGCGCCCGTGGCCCAGGCGCTGTCGGATGCGTCGCGCCTGGAGGACCTGGCGCGGGAGCTGGAGGCGCGCCGCGCGCTGTGCGTGCTGGATGACCTGCATGGGCTGAAGCCCGAGGCGCGCGCCGCGCTGGTGGAGGAGCTGGGTGGGCGCTTGCGCCTGGGCGCATTGCTGGCGACCTCGCGTGAGGCGGTGCCCCGACATGCCGCCAGTCCGGACCGCTTCGAGCTTCGGCTGGATGGCCTGCCCGAGCAGGCCGCGCGCCTCCTGTGGGCACAGCTCGATTCACTGTACGGCGCGCGCCAGGGCTTCGACGCCGCCTGGGCCCGCTCACGGGGCGTGCCCTTCCTGCTGCGCCGGGCCCATGCCGGCGACGCGGGAGGTGACGAGCCGGTGCGCGCGGCCCTGGAGGCGCTGCCCGAGGATGAGCGGCGGCTGGCCGCGGTGCTGGCGCTCAGTGAGCTGCCCCTGCCGGCGAGCGCGCTCGAGGACGTGCTGCCAGGACGCACGGCGGGCGACACGCTGCGGAAGCTGGGAGGCCGGTTGCTGGTGGAGACGGACGCGCAGGGTCGGCACGGCGTCCATGACCTGGTGCGCGAGGCGTTCGCCTCACTGCTGAGCCCGGAGGAGGCGCGCTCCGCGCACGAGTCGCTGCTGGCCCTGCTCTCACGTGAATCCCTCCCTGCCGTGGTGCGCGTGCGCGCGATGTGCCGCCACCTCCAGGCGCTGGGCCGTCACGCGGAGCGCGCGGCCTTCATCATCGAGCAGGCGGAGCCGCTGGTGCGTCACGGCGCCGCCGCCGAGCTGCTCTCCCTGCTGGCCTCGCTGCCCCCCGAGCTGCGCACGGCGGAGGTGCGGCTGGCGCGTGCTCGCGCCCTGGTGCGGCTGCTGGACTTGCGCCGGGCGCATGCGGAGCTGCTGGCGCTGCGCGCCTCGCTGGAGGAGCCATCCGCCGGAGCCGGAGCAGGTTCTGATGCCGGCCCCGTGGCCCAGGTGAGCGATGCCCTGCGCGAGGACGTCGGTACCGTGCTGGTGCGCGTGGCGCTGTTCTCCCTCGAGCTGGACACCTGTGAGCGGACGCTCGGGTCCATGCCCATGCCTCGCAAGGAGGAGGTCTTCCTCCAGCAGCTCCTGGCCTGGGCGGCGCTGCGCTTCTTCCAGGGCCGGCTGGACGAGTCCCTGGAGATGCTGGACACCGCCGCCGCCGCGTCGGAGGACCGGCGCGTGCTGGGCTGGTGCGCCTATGCCCGCGTGCTGATGCTCTGGATTGAAGGCCGCGACAGCGAGCTGGCGGAGCCCCTCGCCCGGAGCGTGTCGCAGCTGGAGGGCATGCCTCACGACTCGCGCGGGCCCATGGTGACGGCCCTGTCCGCCGGCATCCTCAGCCGGCTGGGCCGCTTCACCGAGGCCGAAGCCGCGCTGTCCCAGGCTCGCGAGCGGCTGGAGGCGCTGGGCGCTCCCCGCCTCGCGCTGGAGCTGGACTGCATCGCCGCGTGGGGCCGCGCGGACCGGGGCGAGCGCAACGCCGCGCTCTCCGCGCTGCGGGAGACGGAAGCCCGGGCGGAGCAGGCGGGCTACCTCTTCATCCGCCACCTCTCCCGCGTCGGTGCCGGGCGCATGCTGCTGGAGCTGGGCCGGCGCGCCGAGGGCCTGGCGCTGCTGGACCTGGTGGAGTCCGACGCCCGCACCCGGGGCGCCAGCGGACTGGCCCAGGCCGCGACAGTGGCCCGCGAGTCGGACGTGCTGTGGCAGGTGGCCCTCCCCATCACCGTGGACCCGCGCGAGGTCCGCCCGGGAGTGGCCGCCCGCCAGCGCGCCCTCGCCGCCCTCCGTGCCGCGAGAGAAGCCGACAGCGTGCTCGCCACCGGGCTGCTCACCTCGCTGGAGCCCCTGGCCCGCGGCGCGGACTTCGCGCTGGAGCGCGCCCTCGCCCATCTGTCTCGGGCCCTGCTCCACCGCTGGGCCGAGCGCCCCCAGGAAGCCCAGGCCGAGCTCGAGTCCGCCGCGCGCGCCGCCGCCGAGGGGGAGGTGGACCCGGAGCTGATTCCGGAGCTGTCTCGCGCCCTGGGCGCCTCACCCACCAGCCCGAGGCCCACCACGGCACCCCTGCCCGGTGCCGGTGCCCGCCTCGATTCGCCGGAGGCGGTGGTGCTGGACGCACGCCAGCACGAGCTGCGCGCGGGAGGCCGCACCGTCTCCCTGGCGAAGCGGGTGCTCCCGCGCCGGCTGCTGTATGCGCTGGCCCGGCAGCCGGGGCGCACCGTGTCGAAGGAGGCCTGCGTGCGCGCCATGTGGGACGCGGAGCATGACCCGCGGCTGCACGACAACGCGCTGCGCGTCCACGTGCGCCACGTCCGGGAGATGCTGGAGGGCACCGGCATGCGCGTGGTGTTCGAGGACCCCGGCTACCGGCTGGAGGTGTCGGAGCACTTCGCCTTCGTCCACGACGAGCCCGGCGCCACCTGA
- a CDS encoding DUF1206 domain-containing protein produces the protein MELAARVGYASRAVVYAVIGVLALMLALGEGGRTTDTRGAVEEVARQPFGSVLLVLLGVGLLAFAVWRFVQAVMDVEGKGHDGKGLAKRAVPAVSGVIHASLALFAFNLLRGRKGGGGGTKSMTAELMSQPFGQVLVALVGVVIIGFAVYQFKQAWQGKTLDKLSLTGLAARQRTWVERISRAGVMARSVVFLLVGTFFLQAAIQADPGEAGGLGEALTALAEQPFGPWLLGAVALGLVAYAVYQLLEARYRRIATP, from the coding sequence GTGGAACTGGCGGCTCGCGTGGGCTACGCGTCACGGGCCGTGGTCTACGCCGTGATTGGCGTGCTGGCGCTGATGCTGGCTCTGGGCGAGGGCGGCCGGACGACGGACACGCGGGGCGCGGTGGAAGAGGTCGCGCGCCAGCCCTTCGGCTCGGTGTTGCTGGTGCTGCTGGGCGTGGGCCTGCTGGCCTTCGCCGTCTGGCGCTTCGTGCAGGCGGTGATGGACGTGGAAGGCAAGGGCCACGACGGCAAGGGGCTCGCGAAGCGCGCCGTGCCCGCGGTGAGCGGCGTGATTCACGCCAGCCTCGCGCTGTTCGCCTTCAACCTGCTGCGCGGGCGCAAGGGCGGCGGCGGCGGCACGAAGAGCATGACGGCGGAGCTGATGTCCCAGCCCTTCGGTCAGGTGCTGGTGGCCCTGGTGGGCGTGGTCATCATCGGCTTCGCCGTGTACCAGTTCAAACAGGCGTGGCAGGGCAAGACGCTCGACAAGCTGAGCCTGACGGGCCTGGCGGCGCGCCAGCGCACGTGGGTGGAGCGCATCAGCCGGGCCGGGGTGATGGCGCGCTCGGTGGTGTTCCTGCTGGTGGGGACCTTCTTCCTGCAGGCCGCCATCCAGGCGGACCCGGGAGAGGCAGGCGGGCTGGGCGAGGCGCTGACTGCCCTGGCCGAGCAGCCGTTCGGTCCGTGGCTGCTGGGGGCGGTGGCGCTGGGCCTGGTGGCGTATGCCGTGTACCAGCTGCTCGAAGCGCGCTACCGCCGCATCGCGACGCCGTGA
- a CDS encoding polysaccharide deacetylase family protein has protein sequence MTPPALRRRSWSRALPWLTAVLLVACKGTGTTPAPAPAAAASKPDAATTARVTPDAGPTSAAATEQDSAVPREALAGIVTRYRQNIVLAEGEATLDEETRERISIVGRMLFEENRHALESLGERLSSALTSGTSSSAPVTVTAFLDWLEQDAELRDADKLAFRDTLADLRDALTALTPAPAWKAALLARVEEDQRALQTIQSLYEKELQAIFGRFETRGMTVRREAWEAYLAFLKSRYTRESILQSFEETLRPLGEGLRGKGPRKKEDPTIITGNSLPPKTLVLTFDDGPHPRHTASVLATLEKFGVKSIFFEVGHNVAVPAKDAADAGTLSRTSAAEYSERILQGGHLLANHSLTHAFLPKLSDARLTQELDESKRILEEVTNSRVTLFRPPYGARNEKVHAALAARQLKAYLWNVDSLDWSDPLPTSIANRVVQQVEANGRGVILLHDVHSQTAEALPLILETLQARGYRFVLWDGNTVLGDTAADGGVPALAAPAPASGSFYRESWAVVIGINDYQKWPKLSYAVNDARGVKELLERRFRFKPENITLLLDKEATRERILSVLGDALADPAKVQREDRVFVFFAGHGITRRLPNGKSLGYIVPVDADTSNYQSTAISMTNFQDISEAMPAKHAFFVMDACYSGLALTRGGAPAGADVRKYLQEITKRSVRQVLTAGGADEQVADQGPNGHSIFTWTLLQGMEGQADLNTDGYVTASELAAYVGPTVSSLSRQTPAFGSMPGSEGGEFVLELTHEGEFLSEDSEQLDSEAIRLNAELERVRTEIAAKTARNQALARELEEAKSQLSRLQDAGTVQAVVAAQVPTATPAEEARRRGDRGMTLYREKRYDEALAEFMAAARLDPTDAQATNNVGFVHFRRGEYAEAVKWLEKTLTLDPQRAVAYLNLGDAHDKLGRPADAAKAYGRYLALLPNGPAAGSVKEKLARLKR, from the coding sequence ATGACACCTCCCGCCCTCCGCCGGAGGTCCTGGTCTCGCGCCCTGCCGTGGCTCACAGCCGTGCTCCTCGTCGCCTGCAAGGGCACGGGCACCACGCCCGCGCCGGCGCCCGCCGCGGCGGCCTCGAAGCCGGACGCCGCCACCACCGCGCGCGTGACTCCGGATGCGGGCCCCACCTCCGCCGCGGCGACGGAGCAGGACAGTGCGGTGCCGCGTGAGGCGCTGGCCGGCATCGTCACCCGCTACCGGCAGAACATCGTCCTCGCCGAGGGCGAGGCCACCCTGGACGAGGAGACCCGCGAGCGCATCTCCATCGTCGGCCGCATGCTCTTCGAGGAGAACCGCCACGCGCTGGAGTCCCTTGGCGAGCGGCTCTCCTCCGCGCTGACCTCCGGCACGTCTTCCAGCGCGCCCGTCACCGTCACCGCGTTCCTCGACTGGCTGGAGCAGGACGCGGAGCTGCGCGACGCCGACAAGCTCGCCTTCCGGGACACGCTGGCGGACCTGCGGGACGCGCTCACGGCGCTCACCCCGGCGCCCGCGTGGAAGGCGGCTCTGCTCGCGCGCGTGGAGGAGGACCAGCGCGCGCTGCAGACCATCCAGTCGCTCTACGAGAAGGAGCTGCAGGCCATCTTCGGCCGCTTCGAGACGCGCGGCATGACGGTGCGCCGCGAGGCCTGGGAGGCGTACCTCGCCTTCCTCAAGTCCCGCTACACGCGCGAGTCCATCCTCCAGTCCTTCGAGGAGACGCTGCGCCCGCTGGGCGAGGGCCTGCGCGGCAAGGGGCCTCGCAAGAAGGAGGACCCGACCATCATCACCGGCAACTCCCTGCCGCCGAAGACGCTCGTCCTCACCTTCGACGACGGACCCCACCCGCGCCACACCGCCTCCGTGCTGGCCACGCTGGAGAAGTTCGGAGTGAAGTCCATCTTCTTCGAGGTGGGGCACAACGTCGCCGTCCCCGCGAAGGACGCGGCGGACGCGGGCACCCTCAGCCGCACGTCGGCGGCGGAGTACTCCGAGCGCATCCTCCAGGGCGGGCACCTGCTCGCCAACCACTCGCTGACGCACGCCTTCCTGCCCAAGCTCAGCGACGCGCGGCTGACGCAGGAACTCGACGAGTCGAAGCGCATCCTCGAGGAGGTGACGAACAGCCGCGTCACCCTCTTCCGCCCTCCGTACGGCGCGCGCAACGAGAAGGTGCACGCGGCGCTCGCGGCCCGGCAGCTCAAGGCGTACCTGTGGAACGTGGACTCGCTCGACTGGAGCGACCCGCTGCCCACCTCCATCGCCAACCGCGTGGTGCAGCAGGTGGAGGCCAATGGCCGCGGCGTCATCCTCCTGCACGACGTGCACAGCCAGACGGCGGAGGCACTCCCGCTCATCCTCGAGACACTCCAGGCCCGGGGCTACCGCTTCGTCCTCTGGGACGGCAACACGGTGCTCGGTGACACGGCGGCGGACGGCGGCGTGCCCGCGCTGGCGGCGCCCGCGCCCGCGTCGGGCAGCTTCTACCGGGAGAGCTGGGCGGTGGTCATCGGCATCAACGACTACCAGAAGTGGCCGAAGCTCTCGTACGCGGTGAACGACGCGCGGGGCGTGAAGGAATTGCTGGAGCGCCGGTTCCGCTTCAAGCCGGAGAACATCACCCTGCTGCTCGACAAGGAGGCCACGCGCGAGCGCATCCTCTCCGTGCTGGGTGACGCGCTGGCGGACCCGGCGAAGGTGCAGCGCGAGGACCGCGTCTTCGTCTTCTTCGCGGGCCACGGCATCACCCGCCGCCTGCCCAACGGCAAGAGCCTGGGCTACATCGTCCCGGTGGACGCGGACACGTCCAACTACCAGAGCACGGCCATCTCGATGACCAACTTCCAGGACATCAGCGAGGCCATGCCCGCCAAGCACGCCTTCTTCGTCATGGACGCCTGCTACAGCGGCCTGGCGCTGACGCGCGGTGGGGCGCCGGCGGGCGCGGACGTGCGCAAGTACCTGCAGGAAATTACGAAGCGCAGCGTGCGCCAGGTGCTCACCGCTGGCGGCGCCGACGAGCAGGTGGCGGACCAGGGCCCCAACGGCCACTCCATCTTCACGTGGACGCTGCTGCAGGGGATGGAGGGGCAGGCGGACCTCAACACCGACGGCTACGTCACCGCCTCCGAGCTGGCCGCCTACGTGGGGCCCACCGTGTCCTCGCTGTCGCGGCAGACGCCCGCCTTCGGCAGCATGCCCGGGAGCGAGGGCGGCGAGTTCGTGCTCGAGCTGACGCACGAGGGGGAGTTCCTCAGCGAAGACTCCGAGCAGCTCGACTCCGAGGCCATCCGCCTCAACGCGGAGCTGGAGCGCGTGCGCACGGAGATTGCCGCGAAGACGGCGCGCAACCAGGCCCTGGCGCGCGAGCTGGAGGAGGCGAAGAGCCAGCTCTCCCGCCTGCAGGACGCGGGCACCGTGCAGGCCGTCGTGGCCGCGCAGGTGCCCACCGCCACGCCCGCGGAGGAGGCCCGCCGCCGCGGAGACCGCGGCATGACGCTGTACCGCGAGAAGCGCTACGACGAGGCGCTGGCCGAGTTCATGGCCGCCGCCCGCCTGGACCCCACCGACGCGCAGGCCACCAACAACGTGGGCTTCGTCCACTTCCGCCGGGGTGAGTACGCCGAGGCGGTGAAGTGGCTGGAGAAGACGCTCACGCTCGACCCGCAGCGCGCGGTGGCGTACCTCAACCTGGGTGACGCGCACGACAAGCTGGGCCGCCCGGCGGACGCGGCGAAGGCCTACGGGCGCTACCTGGCGCTGCTGCCGAACGGGCCCGCCGCCGGCTCCGTGAAGGAGAAGCTGGCGCGACTGAAGCGCTGA
- a CDS encoding TIGR02452 family protein, whose translation MSLRGVAQETVDIVERGEYVAPSGQSVSIREAVERAMDGTLLFRPGDFRRLMSPESPTGSAPPRIEVTSEKTGAASRRLVEQEGVAHVAALNFASAKNPGGGFLGGAKAQEEDLARCSALYACLLTQRDYYDINRAEQSLLYTDHIIYSPDVPFFRDEDFSLLERPFCVSLITAPAPNAGAAARNTPELLPRVPGVLQARARKVLQVAAHQGHRTLVLGAWGCGAFRNDPGDAAEAFAQALDQFPGAFDRVVFAVWERGGDGPNLRAFRERFA comes from the coding sequence ATGTCGTTGCGGGGAGTCGCGCAGGAGACGGTGGATATCGTGGAGCGCGGGGAGTACGTGGCGCCGTCCGGCCAGTCCGTCTCCATCCGGGAGGCGGTGGAGCGCGCCATGGACGGGACGCTGCTCTTCAGGCCCGGTGACTTCAGGCGACTGATGTCGCCCGAGTCGCCCACGGGCAGCGCCCCGCCTCGAATCGAGGTGACGTCGGAGAAGACGGGCGCGGCGTCCCGGCGCCTCGTGGAGCAGGAGGGCGTGGCGCACGTCGCCGCGCTCAACTTCGCCTCCGCGAAGAACCCGGGCGGTGGCTTCCTGGGCGGGGCGAAGGCGCAGGAGGAGGACCTGGCGCGCTGCTCGGCGCTCTACGCGTGCCTCCTCACGCAGCGCGACTATTACGACATCAACCGCGCGGAGCAGTCGCTGCTCTACACGGACCACATCATCTACTCGCCGGACGTGCCCTTCTTCCGGGACGAGGACTTCTCCCTGCTGGAGCGGCCCTTCTGCGTGTCCCTCATCACCGCCCCCGCGCCCAATGCCGGCGCTGCGGCGAGGAACACTCCGGAGCTCCTCCCCCGCGTCCCTGGGGTGCTCCAGGCCCGGGCGCGCAAGGTGCTCCAGGTGGCCGCGCACCAGGGCCACCGCACGCTCGTGCTGGGCGCCTGGGGCTGCGGCGCCTTCCGGAACGACCCGGGCGACGCGGCGGAGGCGTTCGCCCAGGCCCTGGACCAGTTTCCAGGAGCCTTCGACCGGGTGGTGTTCGCGGTGTGGGAGCGCGGCGGAGACGGCCCCAACCTGCGCGCCTTCCGCGAGCGCTTCGCGTAG
- a CDS encoding MSCRAMM family adhesin SdrC, which yields MRSNRLLWLSLAVLVLGVVPGCSEDDDDRDDAGTSVDAGADAGTGGAPDASTPVDAGTDAGTPEDAGTDAGTPVDAGSDAGADAGTPEDAGTDAGADSGTSEDAGVDAGTSEDAGTDAGPDECSGGNADAGDTDAGTGGEQDAGDTDAGTGGEQDAGPVTFPDGGTDPRTSPAGMCPAGAALCERFGCGLNGWEPSAENATIVAENRQLHIVTEDGHDERTGGGQAIARWTKPIMPVFGTQLFVRAHVYMQSLPPVPGQMGTFFVLANLSNDFGSIELQVMSDSGFALDDWSFRVGQGWNRQHPVTLGMAAGRWVCLEWEIRRPLATSTHGNARVYVDGALAHDFMDIGMRDFNSFHVGYGFVHPLGPSGSETFIDNVVVSSTRRIGCQ from the coding sequence ATGCGCTCCAATCGCTTGCTGTGGTTGTCCCTCGCGGTCCTCGTGCTCGGTGTGGTGCCTGGGTGCTCGGAGGACGACGACGACCGTGACGACGCGGGCACCTCCGTGGACGCGGGGGCCGATGCCGGCACGGGCGGAGCGCCCGATGCGAGCACTCCCGTGGATGCGGGGACGGACGCGGGCACCCCGGAGGATGCAGGGACGGATGCTGGCACCCCGGTCGACGCGGGTTCGGATGCTGGAGCAGACGCGGGCACCCCGGAGGATGCAGGGACGGATGCTGGCGCGGATTCGGGGACCTCGGAGGACGCCGGTGTGGATGCGGGGACCTCGGAAGACGCCGGTACGGATGCAGGCCCGGACGAGTGCTCCGGAGGCAATGCGGACGCGGGCGACACGGACGCGGGCACTGGCGGCGAACAGGACGCGGGCGACACGGACGCGGGCACTGGAGGCGAACAAGACGCGGGCCCCGTTACGTTCCCCGATGGGGGGACGGACCCGCGCACCAGTCCGGCCGGCATGTGCCCCGCTGGCGCTGCCCTCTGCGAGAGGTTCGGCTGTGGCCTCAATGGCTGGGAGCCCTCCGCAGAGAACGCCACCATCGTGGCGGAGAACCGCCAGCTGCACATCGTCACCGAGGACGGCCATGACGAGCGGACTGGCGGCGGGCAGGCCATCGCGCGCTGGACGAAGCCCATCATGCCTGTCTTCGGGACGCAGCTCTTCGTTCGCGCACACGTGTACATGCAGTCGTTGCCCCCCGTGCCCGGGCAGATGGGGACGTTCTTCGTCCTGGCGAACCTGAGCAATGACTTCGGCAGCATCGAGCTTCAGGTGATGTCGGACAGCGGCTTCGCGCTGGACGACTGGTCCTTCCGTGTGGGCCAGGGCTGGAACCGTCAGCATCCGGTGACGCTGGGCATGGCCGCGGGCCGCTGGGTGTGCCTGGAGTGGGAGATTCGCCGTCCCCTGGCGACGAGCACCCATGGCAACGCCCGCGTCTACGTGGATGGCGCCCTGGCCCATGACTTCATGGACATCGGCATGCGCGACTTCAACAGCTTCCACGTGGGCTATGGCTTCGTCCACCCGCTGGGCCCGTCCGGCTCCGAGACGTTCATCGACAACGTCGTGGTGAGCAGCACCCGGCGCATCGGCTGTCAGTAG
- a CDS encoding ADYC domain-containing protein, translated as MSPGESMQGPWRGWALLVALAACACGGVADEPGALPDETGLEASRDGGTVSAQGYERQGEQRSAFLHASYEQNDAGPTLKGFSLRSLAAGRGSVVDTGAVHQGSLQVRRSVQQGVTASLLTCFGQSYGEARGCGWKSGGVGRCTPGTSVTVSTGPCEQPGAEDTVLRVCSGFAPCEHTSTSKLASNDDSCGTLAAHATFQCPASGTFSVLVGAYSSTSPLTAVPVAEGASEYPHFNAIQQGAELKDARVQALTTDGQVIPMRILQVHDELGPDYVHTGRYGGGVTHRYVVAEERADGQLALLCGPDVDHADTGQGLPTALPVTGWWDTSGARQEDPGFFTFSCGRGVIAKCYRWGYRPWDERSAQGSGMSAAMLHQTCTRMARADYCGDGRSWTVNDTPVNLWDTADIQTRDTPRSGHSFESGWMPWGAICLNHVRWSHAPTDVFYEGCPTLFDNIQQPDGGVQRVPRYCDSMEQALEKEAWTPLFNESALNLFPGTRR; from the coding sequence ATGAGTCCTGGTGAGTCCATGCAGGGTCCGTGGCGTGGCTGGGCACTGCTGGTGGCCCTGGCCGCGTGCGCGTGTGGTGGAGTCGCTGACGAGCCGGGAGCCCTCCCCGACGAGACGGGCCTCGAGGCCTCTCGAGACGGAGGCACCGTGAGCGCGCAGGGCTACGAGCGCCAGGGCGAGCAGCGCAGCGCCTTCCTGCACGCGAGCTACGAGCAGAACGACGCGGGGCCGACCCTCAAGGGCTTCTCGCTGCGCAGCCTCGCCGCGGGCCGGGGCTCCGTCGTGGACACGGGCGCTGTCCACCAGGGCTCGCTCCAGGTGCGTCGCAGCGTGCAGCAGGGCGTCACGGCAAGCCTCCTCACCTGCTTCGGGCAGAGCTACGGCGAGGCGCGCGGCTGCGGGTGGAAGTCCGGAGGCGTGGGCCGGTGTACCCCGGGGACGAGCGTCACCGTCTCCACGGGCCCCTGCGAGCAGCCGGGCGCCGAGGACACGGTGCTGCGCGTGTGCTCGGGCTTCGCGCCCTGCGAGCACACCTCCACGTCGAAGCTGGCCTCCAACGACGACAGCTGCGGCACCCTGGCCGCGCACGCGACCTTCCAGTGCCCGGCGTCGGGGACCTTCTCCGTGCTGGTGGGCGCGTACTCGAGCACCTCGCCACTGACGGCCGTGCCGGTGGCCGAGGGCGCCTCCGAGTACCCGCACTTCAACGCCATCCAGCAGGGCGCGGAGCTGAAGGACGCTCGGGTGCAGGCCCTCACCACCGATGGGCAGGTCATCCCCATGCGCATCCTGCAGGTGCATGACGAGCTGGGCCCGGACTACGTCCACACCGGCCGCTACGGCGGGGGCGTCACCCACCGCTACGTGGTGGCGGAGGAGCGGGCCGACGGTCAGCTCGCGCTGCTGTGCGGCCCCGACGTGGACCATGCCGACACGGGGCAGGGGCTGCCCACGGCGCTCCCCGTCACGGGCTGGTGGGACACCAGCGGCGCGCGACAGGAGGACCCGGGGTTCTTCACCTTCTCGTGCGGCAGGGGTGTCATCGCCAAGTGCTACCGCTGGGGCTACCGGCCCTGGGATGAGCGCTCGGCGCAGGGAAGCGGCATGTCCGCGGCGATGCTCCACCAGACCTGCACCCGCATGGCTCGCGCGGACTACTGCGGCGACGGCAGGAGCTGGACGGTGAACGACACCCCCGTCAACCTCTGGGACACCGCGGACATCCAGACGCGCGACACCCCTCGCAGCGGCCACTCCTTCGAGTCGGGCTGGATGCCCTGGGGCGCCATCTGCCTGAACCACGTGCGCTGGTCGCACGCGCCGACTGACGTCTTCTACGAGGGCTGCCCCACCCTCTTCGACAACATCCAGCAGCCCGACGGCGGCGTCCAGCGTGTCCCCCGCTACTGCGACAGCATGGAGCAGGCGCTGGAGAAGGAGGCGTGGACGCCCCTCTTCAACGAGTCCGCGCTGAACCTCTTCCCCGGCACGCGGCGGTAG